Proteins from one Stegostoma tigrinum isolate sSteTig4 chromosome 17, sSteTig4.hap1, whole genome shotgun sequence genomic window:
- the LOC125459350 gene encoding LOW QUALITY PROTEIN: GTPase HRas (The sequence of the model RefSeq protein was modified relative to this genomic sequence to represent the inferred CDS: inserted 1 base in 1 codon), with amino-acid sequence MTEYKLVVVGAGGVGKSALTIQLIQNHFVDEYDPTIEDSYRKQVVIDGETCLLDILDTAGQEEYSAMRDQYMRTGEGFLCVFAINNTKSFEDIHQYREQIKRVKDSDDVPMVLVGNKCDLPCRSVETRQXQDLARSYGIPYIETSAKTRQGVEDAFYTLVREISQHKVRKSNPPDDSGQDCNNCKCVIL; translated from the exons ATGACGGAGTATAAGCTGGTGGTGGTTGGGGCTGGTGGCGTTGGGAAGAGTGCTTTAACAATTCAACTCATCCAGAATCACTTTGTGGATGAATATGATCCTACGATAGAG GATTCCTATAGAAAGCAGGTAGTTATTGATGGGGAAACCTGTTTGTTGGACATTctggacacagcaggtcaagaggAGTACAGTGCCATGAGAGACCAATACATGAGGACAGGAGAGGGCTTCCTGTGTGTCTTTGCAATCAACAACACCAAATCATTTGAAGACATTCATCAGTACAG GGAACAAATTAAAAGGGTGAAGGATTCCGATGATGTTCCAATGGTTCTGGTGGGAAACAAGTGCGATCTGCCTTGCCGTTCTGTGGAGACTCGGC GCCAAGACCTGGCTCGGAGTTATGGCATTCCTTACATTGAAACCTCTGCCAAAACCAGACAG GGAGTGGAGGATGCTTTTTACACTCTGGTCCGAGAGATCAGCCAACACAAAGTCAGGAAATCAAACCCACCAGATGACAGTGGGCAAGACTGTAACAACTGTAAATGTGTGATATTGTGA